A portion of the Faecalibacterium sp. I3-3-89 genome contains these proteins:
- the hisC gene encoding histidinol-phosphate transaminase: MSRFLSPTLEAVTPYTPGEQPQDQQYIKLNTNESPYRPSPAVVAAVSEAEVEKLRLYSDPACAELLRTAAAHFNLQPDQIMPGNGSDENLFFALRAFCDEAHPLAYADITYGCYGVWCGLMHIPSHIIPLKGDFALDPADYYGLNETIVLANPNAPTGLALPRSAIEGILKANPDNVVIVDEAYVDFGGESCVPLIDQYENLLVIQTFSKSRQLAGARLGLAMGNAKLIADLNRVKFSLNPYNINRLTLKAGKAALEDTAYFEKTCAAIVETRSWTKQQLEARGFTVLDSRTNFLFASTGKKGGGELYRKLKEKGVLVRHFDAPRITDWLRITIGTPEDMEALLRALDEILEG, encoded by the coding sequence ATGAGCCGTTTTCTTTCTCCCACGCTGGAAGCTGTCACCCCCTACACCCCGGGGGAGCAGCCGCAGGACCAGCAGTACATCAAGCTGAACACCAACGAAAGCCCCTACCGCCCCTCTCCGGCGGTGGTGGCGGCGGTGAGCGAGGCCGAGGTGGAAAAGCTCCGCCTCTACTCCGACCCCGCCTGTGCCGAGCTGCTGCGGACGGCAGCGGCCCACTTCAATTTGCAGCCCGACCAGATCATGCCCGGCAACGGCAGCGACGAGAACCTCTTCTTCGCCCTGCGGGCCTTCTGCGACGAGGCGCATCCGCTGGCCTATGCAGACATCACCTACGGCTGCTACGGCGTCTGGTGCGGCCTGATGCACATTCCCAGCCACATCATCCCTCTGAAGGGCGACTTCGCCCTCGACCCAGCCGACTATTACGGCCTGAACGAGACCATCGTTCTCGCCAACCCCAACGCCCCCACCGGTCTGGCCCTGCCCCGCAGCGCCATCGAGGGCATCCTGAAGGCGAACCCCGACAACGTGGTCATCGTGGACGAGGCCTATGTGGACTTCGGCGGCGAGAGCTGTGTCCCCCTCATCGACCAGTACGAAAATCTGCTGGTCATCCAGACTTTCTCGAAGTCCCGTCAGCTGGCTGGTGCCCGTCTGGGCCTTGCGATGGGCAATGCAAAGCTCATCGCCGACCTCAACCGGGTCAAATTCAGCCTCAACCCCTACAACATCAACCGCCTGACCCTGAAGGCCGGCAAGGCCGCGCTGGAGGATACGGCCTATTTCGAAAAGACCTGTGCCGCCATCGTCGAAACCCGCAGCTGGACGAAGCAGCAGCTGGAAGCGCGGGGCTTCACCGTGCTGGACAGCCGGACCAACTTCCTCTTCGCCTCCACCGGGAAAAAGGGCGGCGGCGAGCTGTATCGGAAGCTGAAGGAAAAGGGGGTGCTGGTGCGCCATTTCGACGCGCCCCGCATCACCGACTGGCTGCGGATCACCATCGGCACGCCGGAGGATATGGAAGCCCTGCTGCGGGCGCTGGATGAAATTTTGGAGGGTTGA
- the hisH gene encoding imidazole glycerol phosphate synthase subunit HisH, translating into MICIIDYGVGNLFSLKSSLAHLGLDAAVSADPADIRAADRLILPGVGAFGDAMAKLEATGLVPVIKEEAEKKPLLGICLGMQLLFEKSFEYGEHPGLGFVPGQICPLAPDLGDKTLKVPQIGWNAVHILHDDPIFKYVRDGEYFYYVHSYYGKNCAANTLAVSDYSLPVTGVVKAGRVYGTQFHPEKSGDAGLRLLRAFSEL; encoded by the coding sequence ATGATCTGCATCATCGACTACGGCGTGGGCAACCTGTTCAGCCTGAAGTCCAGTCTGGCCCATCTGGGGCTGGACGCAGCGGTCAGCGCCGACCCCGCCGACATCCGTGCCGCCGACCGGCTCATCCTGCCGGGGGTCGGGGCCTTCGGGGACGCCATGGCAAAGCTCGAGGCCACCGGCCTTGTGCCGGTCATCAAGGAGGAAGCGGAGAAAAAGCCCCTCCTTGGCATCTGCCTCGGGATGCAGCTGCTGTTTGAAAAGAGCTTCGAATACGGCGAGCACCCGGGCCTCGGCTTTGTGCCGGGGCAGATCTGCCCGCTGGCCCCTGACCTCGGCGATAAGACCCTGAAAGTGCCTCAGATCGGCTGGAACGCCGTCCACATCCTGCACGACGACCCGATTTTCAAGTACGTCCGGGACGGCGAGTATTTCTACTACGTCCACAGCTACTACGGCAAGAACTGCGCCGCCAACACGCTGGCTGTCAGCGACTATTCCCTCCCCGTCACCGGTGTGGTGAAGGCGGGCCGGGTGTACGGCACTCAGTTCCACCCGGAAAAAAGCGGCGACGCGGGACTGCGGCTGCTGCGGGCGTTCAGTGAGTTGTAA
- the hisD gene encoding histidinol dehydrogenase, with the protein MIKLYNFDELKPEEILNRDIRAEKNVEDVVDGIIADVRARGDEALKEYALRFDGAKLESLQVTQEEIEEAFAGMDGYFLETLREAAANIEAFHRQQVHKNFVMNDKPGIVLGQKYTPIEKAGVYVPGGTAAYPSTVLMDVIPAKVAGVSEIVMTTPAGKDGKVNPVILAAAATAGVTKIFKTGGAQAVAALAYGTQTIPAVDKIVGPGNIYVTTAKRKVFGKVGIDMIAGPSEILVLADGGCDPAWVAADLLSQAEHDKLASPVLVTDSADLAKAVQAELEVQIPQLPRAAIARASVDDNGKIIVCSDLRKAIEACNIIAPEHLEVCIDDPFSVLNEIKNAGSIFLGRNVPEALGDYFAGPNHTLPTSGTARFSSPLGVDDFVKKSSFLYYTREALEKAAPRIADFAEREGLHAHARSVTIRYDK; encoded by the coding sequence ATGATAAAGCTGTACAACTTCGACGAGCTGAAGCCCGAAGAGATCCTGAACCGCGACATCCGCGCGGAGAAAAACGTAGAGGATGTGGTGGACGGCATCATCGCCGACGTCCGCGCCCGGGGCGACGAGGCCCTGAAGGAATACGCCCTCAGGTTCGACGGGGCAAAGCTCGAGAGCCTCCAAGTGACGCAGGAAGAGATTGAAGAGGCCTTTGCAGGGATGGACGGCTACTTCCTCGAGACGCTGCGGGAGGCCGCAGCCAACATCGAGGCCTTCCACCGCCAGCAGGTGCACAAGAACTTTGTGATGAACGACAAGCCCGGCATCGTGCTGGGCCAGAAATACACCCCCATCGAGAAGGCAGGCGTCTACGTCCCCGGCGGCACAGCGGCTTACCCCTCCACCGTCCTGATGGACGTCATCCCGGCCAAGGTGGCGGGCGTTTCGGAGATCGTGATGACGACTCCCGCAGGGAAGGACGGCAAGGTGAACCCCGTCATCCTCGCCGCCGCGGCCACCGCAGGCGTGACGAAAATTTTCAAGACCGGCGGCGCACAGGCCGTGGCTGCGCTGGCCTACGGCACCCAGACCATCCCGGCCGTCGATAAGATCGTCGGCCCGGGCAACATCTACGTCACCACCGCCAAGCGGAAGGTCTTCGGCAAGGTGGGCATCGACATGATCGCCGGACCCAGCGAAATTCTGGTGCTGGCCGACGGCGGCTGTGACCCCGCATGGGTCGCCGCCGACCTTCTGAGTCAGGCCGAGCACGACAAGCTGGCAAGCCCCGTCCTCGTCACCGACAGCGCCGACCTTGCCAAGGCCGTGCAGGCCGAGCTGGAAGTACAGATCCCCCAGCTGCCCCGCGCTGCCATCGCCCGGGCCAGCGTGGACGACAACGGCAAGATCATCGTCTGCTCTGACCTGCGCAAGGCCATCGAGGCCTGCAACATCATCGCACCGGAGCACCTTGAGGTCTGCATCGACGACCCCTTCAGCGTGCTGAACGAGATCAAAAACGCGGGTAGCATCTTCCTCGGGCGGAACGTCCCCGAGGCGCTGGGGGACTACTTCGCCGGCCCGAACCACACCCTGCCCACCAGCGGCACGGCCCGCTTCTCCAGCCCCTTGGGCGTGGACGACTTCGTCAAGAAGTCCAGCTTCCTCTATTACACCCGGGAGGCGCTGGAAAAGGCCGCACCCCGCATCGCTGACTTCGCCGAGCGGGAGGGCCTGCACGCCCACGCCCGCAGTGTGACCATACGATACGATAAATAA
- the hisB gene encoding imidazoleglycerol-phosphate dehydratase HisB, translated as MREVTIERNTNETQIELTLNLDGAGRYQVDTGCGFLNHMLELFARHGRFDLVLTCHGDVEVDYHHTTEDVGIALGQAFAEALGDMRGIHRYGSFYLPMDEALILCAVDISGRCTLNWDIRCQTEKVGDFDVECAKEFWLGFARSVPATVHFVQFAGENTHHILEAAFKGAGRALADAVRIDAAHRDEIPSTKGLLV; from the coding sequence ATGCGGGAAGTGACCATAGAGCGGAACACGAACGAGACACAGATCGAGCTGACCCTGAACCTCGACGGCGCAGGCCGGTATCAGGTGGACACCGGGTGCGGCTTTCTGAATCATATGCTGGAGCTGTTCGCCCGGCATGGCCGGTTCGATCTGGTGCTCACCTGCCACGGCGATGTGGAGGTGGACTATCACCACACCACCGAGGATGTGGGCATCGCGCTGGGGCAGGCCTTTGCCGAGGCGCTGGGCGATATGCGGGGCATCCACCGGTACGGCAGCTTCTACCTGCCGATGGACGAGGCCCTCATCCTCTGCGCCGTGGACATCTCGGGCCGCTGCACCCTGAACTGGGACATCCGCTGTCAGACCGAGAAGGTGGGCGACTTCGACGTGGAGTGCGCCAAGGAATTCTGGCTGGGCTTTGCCCGCAGCGTGCCCGCCACCGTCCACTTCGTCCAGTTTGCGGGCGAGAACACTCACCACATCTTAGAGGCGGCCTTCAAGGGTGCCGGTCGTGCGCTGGCCGACGCCGTCCGCATCGACGCCGCCCACCGGGACGAGATCCCTTCTACGAAAGGACTGCTGGTATGA
- the hisA gene encoding 1-(5-phosphoribosyl)-5-[(5-phosphoribosylamino)methylideneamino]imidazole-4-carboxamide isomerase yields the protein MQLFPAIDLRGGNVVRLTQGDYDKMTVYGEDPCAQARAFLDAGAKNLHVVDLDGAKDGTLSNYDTIAALAKQGGLYIEVGGGIRTEERIERYLSLGVGRCILGSVAVTDFDFTARMLKKYGDKIAVGVDAKDGYVAIHGWKEVSAEPGVAFCQRLAEAGCKAIIYTDIACDGAMQGTNLALYRQLAREVPGVAITASGGISSEQELLELEEMGTAAAILGKSLYTGALDLRRCVALVQK from the coding sequence ATGCAATTATTCCCAGCCATTGACCTGCGGGGCGGAAACGTCGTGCGCCTGACGCAGGGCGACTACGATAAAATGACCGTCTACGGCGAAGACCCCTGCGCACAGGCGCGGGCCTTTCTGGACGCCGGGGCCAAGAACCTCCATGTCGTCGATCTGGACGGCGCGAAGGACGGCACCCTTTCCAACTACGACACCATCGCCGCGCTGGCCAAGCAGGGGGGCTTATACATCGAGGTGGGCGGCGGCATCCGCACCGAGGAGCGCATCGAACGATACCTCTCCCTCGGGGTGGGCCGGTGCATCCTCGGCAGTGTGGCCGTGACGGACTTCGATTTCACGGCCCGGATGCTGAAAAAATACGGCGACAAGATCGCCGTGGGCGTAGACGCCAAGGACGGCTATGTGGCCATCCACGGCTGGAAGGAGGTCAGCGCCGAACCGGGCGTGGCCTTCTGCCAGCGTCTGGCCGAGGCGGGCTGCAAGGCCATCATCTACACCGACATCGCCTGCGATGGCGCGATGCAGGGCACCAACCTCGCCCTCTACCGTCAGCTTGCAAGGGAAGTGCCCGGCGTCGCCATCACAGCCAGCGGCGGCATCTCCTCGGAGCAGGAGCTGCTGGAGCTGGAAGAGATGGGCACCGCCGCCGCCATCCTCGGCAAGAGCCTGTATACCGGCGCACTGGACCTCAGACGCTGCGTTGCGCTGGTGCAGAAGTAA